Proteins encoded by one window of Paenibacillus urinalis:
- a CDS encoding AAA domain-containing protein, with product MDQERYMIIVKGADKTEDVSSYEMDPPIVRIKYKDSTKIYSYSLHDIQILTPTVQEITEDMAVFHNEYPFYNVKRVLDFGLKIRVCFSNGSIRTYDRERIQVRNSSIQNAEGRQILDYWRAISKLAKSEDEDEKKEDFLAKEFAKLNYVDPESALSQYLLKKPIKRDIPVTSELIFPFRYNLSQRTALEQALQSTISIIEGPPGTGKTQTILNILANLSVIQGKKVAVVSGNNAAVLNVQEKMERQGYHFFVASLGKQENKKKFFANLPNGDVSEWSSEVSEEELNAKLQDLDQRIHRLMELDREKAQLMQKLSAYLLEQEHFEHYYARQDVQSVEKWSFYRQTPKRILEFMKDSFLAVEMKRKYKLLYQFKLFFRHGFTDFKRLKEQGLDVILNVQRKFYTLKVEELSDRIQELEKELESQDYQALMGQHQQLSETLFRHRLHKKYQNRPAVDCNEKTYTQSNKFKTFIEHYPIVLSTTLSLRNCIPENYLFDYCIIDESSQVDLLTGALALSCCKQAIIVGDTKQLPHIVGKEVEQKIQSQAVPGMDEAYGYIEHNLLSSMLALYGDSVPKVMLREHYRCHPQIIEFCNTKYYDGELIAFTDPGISESPLLIYKTSPGNHMRELTHAQKGKFNVRELEVIEQEILLGYLETAAGHEDIGFVTPYRKQVEKATQLFTADIESDTIHKYQGREKSVMIMSTVLDQTMAGGMGMKFVNDPCMINVAVSRSQKRFILVTDQSAFRKYGNEVGDLMRYMEYSTLDNNVVESEIHSVFDLLYKEYSNSLQEFRERVRFFNKSRHRSENIMHALLDQMLKEPMFKDFELANQIFLMNLFTDLERLNEEERRFVKQRSSVDFVVYHKLDRSLALAIEVDGFAFHENKPEQLKRDKKKGEIFRKYGMKLERFRTNESGEEQRVRELLRSMLYKVE from the coding sequence ATGGACCAAGAGAGATATATGATCATCGTAAAAGGTGCTGACAAGACAGAGGATGTATCCTCATATGAAATGGATCCTCCAATAGTAAGGATTAAATATAAAGATTCTACCAAGATTTATAGTTATTCACTTCATGATATACAGATACTGACGCCGACTGTTCAAGAAATAACTGAGGATATGGCTGTTTTTCACAATGAGTATCCTTTCTATAATGTAAAAAGGGTGCTGGATTTCGGTCTAAAGATTCGGGTGTGTTTCAGTAATGGGAGTATTCGTACATACGATAGGGAGCGTATTCAAGTTAGAAATAGTAGTATTCAAAACGCTGAAGGGCGTCAGATTCTGGACTATTGGCGTGCGATTTCAAAACTTGCGAAGAGTGAGGATGAAGACGAGAAAAAGGAAGATTTTTTGGCAAAGGAATTTGCAAAGTTAAACTATGTAGATCCGGAAAGTGCTTTGAGCCAATACCTTTTGAAAAAACCTATAAAGCGTGATATTCCGGTTACAAGCGAACTGATTTTTCCTTTCAGGTACAATTTGAGTCAAAGAACTGCACTTGAACAGGCTTTACAAAGCACCATTAGTATTATCGAGGGACCTCCAGGTACTGGTAAAACCCAGACGATCTTAAACATCCTTGCGAATCTGTCGGTTATACAGGGGAAGAAGGTAGCGGTTGTTTCCGGTAACAACGCTGCAGTTCTGAATGTACAAGAAAAGATGGAACGGCAAGGTTACCATTTTTTTGTAGCTAGTTTGGGCAAACAAGAGAATAAGAAAAAGTTTTTTGCCAATCTACCAAATGGGGATGTTTCGGAATGGTCAAGTGAAGTGTCAGAGGAAGAATTAAACGCCAAACTACAAGATCTGGATCAACGTATTCACCGCTTGATGGAACTGGATCGGGAGAAGGCACAACTTATGCAGAAGTTGTCAGCCTATTTACTTGAACAGGAGCATTTTGAGCATTATTATGCCAGGCAGGATGTCCAGTCTGTAGAGAAGTGGTCATTTTACCGGCAGACACCAAAGCGGATTTTGGAGTTTATGAAAGACAGCTTCCTGGCTGTAGAGATGAAAAGGAAATATAAGCTCCTATACCAATTCAAGTTGTTCTTCAGGCATGGTTTTACGGATTTCAAACGTTTGAAGGAGCAGGGATTGGATGTCATCCTGAATGTTCAGCGTAAATTTTACACGTTAAAAGTCGAAGAGTTATCAGATCGTATACAGGAGCTTGAGAAGGAATTAGAGTCCCAAGACTATCAAGCCTTAATGGGTCAGCACCAGCAGTTATCCGAAACGCTATTTCGGCACAGATTACATAAGAAATACCAAAACCGTCCGGCTGTGGACTGCAATGAGAAGACGTACACTCAGAGCAACAAGTTTAAAACGTTTATCGAGCACTATCCGATTGTACTTAGCACGACGCTTTCTTTGCGGAATTGTATACCTGAGAATTACTTATTTGACTATTGCATCATTGACGAATCCTCGCAGGTGGATCTGTTGACAGGAGCTCTGGCTTTGTCCTGCTGCAAGCAGGCTATTATCGTAGGTGATACCAAGCAATTGCCTCATATCGTTGGGAAGGAGGTTGAACAGAAGATCCAGAGCCAGGCGGTTCCTGGCATGGATGAAGCTTACGGTTATATCGAGCATAATTTGTTGTCGTCCATGTTGGCCTTATACGGGGACTCCGTTCCAAAAGTAATGTTACGAGAGCATTACCGCTGCCATCCCCAAATTATTGAATTCTGCAACACGAAATATTACGATGGCGAATTGATCGCTTTTACCGATCCGGGGATATCCGAATCACCTTTATTGATCTACAAGACGTCACCCGGTAATCATATGAGGGAATTGACCCATGCACAAAAAGGCAAGTTCAATGTCAGGGAACTTGAAGTCATTGAACAGGAGATTCTGTTGGGGTATCTCGAAACGGCAGCAGGTCATGAGGATATTGGCTTTGTGACGCCATACCGCAAGCAGGTGGAGAAAGCGACCCAGCTATTTACTGCCGATATAGAGAGTGACACAATACATAAATATCAAGGACGTGAGAAATCCGTCATGATCATGTCTACAGTGCTCGACCAAACGATGGCAGGAGGCATGGGAATGAAATTTGTTAATGATCCTTGTATGATCAATGTTGCTGTGTCCCGTTCACAGAAGAGGTTTATTCTTGTGACCGATCAGTCGGCATTTCGCAAGTATGGGAATGAAGTAGGGGATCTCATGCGATATATGGAATATAGCACGCTGGACAACAACGTCGTAGAGAGCGAGATTCATTCTGTATTTGACTTGTTGTACAAGGAATACTCTAATAGTCTCCAAGAATTTCGAGAGCGTGTTCGTTTCTTCAATAAATCAAGGCATCGGAGCGAGAATATTATGCACGCCCTGCTCGACCAGATGTTAAAGGAACCTATGTTTAAGGATTTTGAACTCGCGAATCAGATTTTTCTAATGAATTTGTTTACGGACCTGGAACGGTTAAATGAGGAAGAGCGTAGATTCGTGAAACAACGTTCTTCTGTTGATTTTGTAGTTTATCACAAACTGGACAGATCGCTTGCGCTGGCAATTGAAGTAGATGGATTCGCCTTTCATGAGAACAAGCCTGAGCAACTTAAGCGAGATAAGAAGAAAGGAGAGATTTTCAGAAAATATGGAATGAAATTAGAAAGATTCCGTACCAACGAGAGTGGGGAAGAACAGAGGGTTAGGGAACTGTTAAGATCTATGTTGTATAAGGTAGAATGA
- a CDS encoding TetR/AcrR family transcriptional regulator — protein sequence MRRNKEETNETINSLIEVARGYFTEHGYADSALEDIAKESGLTRGALYHHFKNKKGLFHVVLESVQKDVAKRIEAEAAKSEDVWEQLLLGCIAFVDAAVEPQNMRIMLVDGPAVLGWETWRSMDEHNSMRLLRGQLQVMDEQGCLKQGSIEALTHCLSGALNESALWIAQMPNYEQALADTKIIISHMLNGFRS from the coding sequence ATGAGAAGAAACAAAGAAGAAACGAATGAAACCATCAACAGTTTAATAGAGGTTGCCAGAGGTTATTTTACCGAACATGGGTATGCGGATTCTGCTCTAGAGGATATTGCCAAGGAGTCAGGGCTAACGCGAGGGGCACTCTATCATCATTTTAAGAATAAAAAAGGTCTTTTTCATGTTGTACTAGAGTCAGTTCAAAAGGATGTTGCCAAACGAATTGAGGCTGAAGCAGCAAAAAGTGAAGATGTATGGGAGCAGCTGCTCCTTGGATGCATTGCCTTCGTAGATGCCGCAGTTGAGCCTCAGAACATGCGCATTATGCTCGTGGATGGACCCGCTGTATTGGGATGGGAGACTTGGCGGAGTATGGACGAACATAACTCCATGCGCCTACTCCGGGGACAACTGCAAGTTATGGATGAGCAAGGCTGCCTTAAACAAGGGTCGATCGAAGCCTTGACGCATTGTCTATCTGGAGCCTTGAATGAATCCGCACTCTGGATTGCACAAATGCCCAATTATGAACAAGCATTGGCGGATACCAAAATCATTATCTCCCATATGCTGAATGGTTTTAGGAGTTAA
- a CDS encoding glyoxalase, with amino-acid sequence MITTSFYPVILTEKVALSSAFYSTYFQFEKVYEADWYVSLKLTNGKVPYELALLDASHPTIPSVYQKSVQGLILNIEVDDVDSEYKRLIMDEKLPLQLDIRNEEFGQRHFITSDPNGVLIDIIQIIPPSETESAKYTDQIWLSNNNGEME; translated from the coding sequence ATGATTACTACAAGTTTCTACCCTGTTATATTGACGGAGAAGGTTGCCTTGAGTTCAGCATTTTACTCAACCTATTTTCAATTTGAAAAGGTATATGAAGCCGACTGGTACGTGAGCCTTAAATTGACTAATGGTAAAGTCCCTTATGAATTAGCTCTCTTGGACGCATCACACCCTACCATCCCCTCTGTTTACCAAAAGAGCGTCCAAGGTTTGATTCTAAATATTGAAGTAGATGATGTGGATTCAGAGTATAAGAGACTTATTATGGATGAAAAACTGCCCCTGCAGCTCGATATTCGTAATGAAGAATTTGGACAGCGACATTTCATAACCAGCGACCCTAATGGTGTATTAATTGACATCATACAAATAATCCCTCCATCTGAAACAGAGAGTGCTAAATATACAGATCAGATTTGGTTGAGTAATAACAATGGTGAAATGGAATAA
- a CDS encoding zeta toxin family protein yields the protein MMNNSKPVMTVFAGTNGAGKSTLSWQMREWIGEVVDPDQNAMRLNPEDPRSADMSAGKEAIKKIQTLIQNNDHFAVETTLSGTFYLRHMRLAKQKGYEITMYYIGLQDVQMHIDRVASRVEQGGHWISEKDIRWRYGQSLQNLQPAIEIADQVILIDNTYEPIIVADIQQNQLIYKIDHVPEWYKSVNDL from the coding sequence ATGATGAATAATAGTAAGCCAGTAATGACAGTGTTTGCTGGTACTAATGGAGCTGGGAAAAGTACACTTAGTTGGCAAATGAGAGAGTGGATTGGGGAGGTTGTTGATCCTGACCAAAACGCGATGCGACTGAACCCTGAAGATCCCCGTAGTGCGGATATGTCGGCGGGTAAGGAAGCGATCAAAAAAATCCAGACTCTCATTCAAAACAATGACCATTTTGCAGTAGAAACCACATTGTCCGGAACATTTTATTTGAGACATATGCGGCTCGCTAAACAAAAGGGTTATGAGATTACGATGTACTATATCGGTCTCCAGGATGTACAGATGCATATTGACCGCGTAGCTTCACGCGTAGAGCAAGGAGGTCATTGGATTTCCGAAAAAGATATCCGATGGCGCTATGGACAATCTTTGCAGAATTTACAGCCTGCTATTGAGATTGCAGATCAAGTTATATTAATAGATAATACATACGAACCCATAATTGTTGCAGATATTCAACAAAATCAATTAATTTATAAGATAGACCATGTGCCGGAATGGTACAAAAGTGTAAATGATCTATAA